One region of Paraburkholderia acidiphila genomic DNA includes:
- a CDS encoding carboxylesterase/lipase family protein yields the protein MKVKGTVLAQCEQGVLEGVTHDGVRTFFDIPYAADCGRFQPAGEPARWNGQRNSTRPGPVFPQLPSRLDFVMGPTARGVEQSEDAFRLNVFTPDLTGKLPVVFWIHGGGFMTGGALPCYSGESIAGLGRAVVVTMNYRLGVLGNLYMEGISPGNLAVSDLEQALQWVRKNIARFGGDPDSIVVAGQSAGAWFAQLLASMPSTQGLVKAIAMLSYPGLQPMAPSKAQAIAEQLCETAGIAATGKELLTMPVERILEAQTQLTGAVAKFAEVPIAFMSVASGNVPADPGARARERFGGKPVFIGWTRDESGSFFASSPALRGATTEQALQKFADEFGDDAAARYESVTEGRFDSKPYAALVELSSEKLIVGPTRRFAMRMAEAGSGVFAYRFDFPSPQPDVGACHCLELPFFFGNFENWIEAPMLEGIDEPRSRALSARIQRYFLNFVESGNPNGVGLPAWKTFSGIDDELMHFD from the coding sequence ATGAAGGTGAAGGGCACCGTACTTGCACAATGCGAGCAGGGCGTACTCGAAGGCGTGACCCACGATGGTGTTCGCACGTTCTTCGATATTCCCTACGCGGCGGATTGCGGGCGTTTTCAGCCTGCCGGCGAACCGGCGCGCTGGAACGGTCAGCGAAATTCTACCCGACCTGGCCCGGTCTTTCCTCAGTTGCCAAGCCGGCTGGATTTCGTCATGGGACCCACTGCCCGAGGCGTTGAGCAGTCCGAAGATGCTTTCAGACTGAACGTTTTCACGCCCGATCTCACGGGAAAATTGCCGGTCGTGTTCTGGATCCACGGAGGCGGGTTCATGACCGGCGGGGCGCTGCCATGCTACTCGGGCGAATCGATTGCTGGTCTTGGCCGCGCGGTGGTCGTGACGATGAATTATCGGCTGGGCGTGCTCGGCAACCTCTATATGGAGGGCATATCGCCGGGCAATCTCGCCGTCTCGGATCTCGAACAGGCGCTTCAGTGGGTCAGGAAGAACATCGCCCGTTTCGGTGGCGACCCGGATTCCATCGTCGTGGCGGGCCAGTCGGCGGGCGCCTGGTTCGCGCAGCTTCTGGCCTCGATGCCGTCGACCCAGGGTCTCGTGAAGGCCATTGCCATGCTCAGCTATCCGGGCCTTCAGCCGATGGCGCCGTCGAAAGCGCAGGCGATTGCGGAGCAGTTGTGCGAAACCGCTGGCATCGCCGCTACCGGCAAGGAACTACTCACGATGCCTGTCGAGCGCATCCTGGAAGCGCAAACCCAATTGACCGGAGCCGTGGCGAAGTTTGCCGAGGTTCCCATCGCGTTCATGTCGGTAGCCAGCGGCAACGTGCCGGCGGACCCCGGCGCGCGCGCGCGGGAGCGCTTCGGAGGCAAACCGGTCTTCATCGGCTGGACACGCGACGAGTCCGGCAGCTTTTTTGCAAGCAGCCCGGCGCTCCGTGGCGCGACAACGGAACAAGCCCTGCAGAAGTTCGCTGACGAATTCGGCGACGATGCGGCGGCTCGATACGAAAGCGTGACGGAAGGCCGATTTGACTCGAAGCCCTATGCGGCGTTGGTCGAATTGAGTTCGGAAAAGCTGATCGTAGGCCCAACCCGGCGTTTCGCAATGCGCATGGCCGAAGCGGGAAGTGGTGTATTTGCCTATCGGTTCGATTTCCCCTCTCCACAGCCGGATGTGGGTGCGTGCCATTGCCTTGAATTGCCGTTCTTCTTTGGCAACTTCGAAAACTGGATCGAGGCACCCATGCTCGAAGGCATCGACGAGCCGCGCAGCCGCGCGTTGTCGGCCCGAATCCAGCGCTACTTTCTGAATTTCGTGGAATCCGGCAATCCGAATGGCGTGGGCTTGCCTGCATGGAAGACATTCAGCGGAATTGACGACGAACTGATGCATTTCGACTGA
- a CDS encoding porin translates to MKMKWSAALLAAVTGLAHAQSSVTLYGIVDTGLSYYNHATASGGSFVGMASLTGRLPSRWGLRGTEDLGGGFKTFFVLENGFQPTNGTLNYGGRLFGIQSNVGISSDYGSITLGRQMGMTMYALFNADVIGPSIHSLSVFDSYLPNARSDNAIGYMGKFHGVTIGGTYSFGRDAAGPAGPGATNCPGQVPGNMLACRQYTALLAYDSASFGVAASYDVLRGGAGATPPLNNSSYTDTHNIVDGYVVLGSAKIGFGWIRNNLAAAIHLQTDIFFAGATYYFTPAFFLDTQGVRYLQRGSQGAKDASSTLLIGRVNYLFSKRTMVYTSVGYMFNSAQAANSVAAGGTVATGMNQLGVMIGLQQKF, encoded by the coding sequence ATGAAAATGAAGTGGAGTGCCGCGTTGCTGGCCGCGGTAACGGGGCTCGCGCACGCCCAAAGCAGCGTCACGCTTTACGGAATCGTCGATACTGGCCTCTCGTACTACAACCATGCGACCGCGAGTGGCGGGTCGTTCGTCGGCATGGCCTCGCTGACCGGAAGGCTGCCTTCGCGCTGGGGCTTGAGGGGCACTGAAGACCTGGGCGGCGGATTCAAGACCTTCTTCGTGCTGGAGAACGGCTTTCAGCCCACCAACGGCACGTTGAATTACGGTGGCCGCCTCTTCGGCATTCAGTCGAACGTGGGCATCAGCAGCGACTACGGCTCGATCACGCTCGGCCGGCAGATGGGCATGACCATGTACGCGCTGTTCAACGCGGACGTGATCGGCCCGTCGATTCATTCGCTGAGCGTATTCGACTCCTATCTGCCGAACGCACGCAGCGACAACGCGATCGGCTATATGGGCAAATTCCACGGCGTCACGATTGGCGGCACCTACAGCTTCGGCCGCGACGCCGCGGGCCCAGCCGGACCGGGAGCAACCAACTGCCCCGGGCAGGTTCCCGGCAATATGCTGGCGTGCCGTCAATATACGGCGCTCCTTGCTTACGATTCGGCGAGCTTTGGCGTGGCGGCGTCGTATGACGTGTTGCGCGGCGGCGCGGGCGCCACGCCGCCACTGAACAACAGTAGCTACACCGATACGCACAATATCGTCGACGGCTACGTGGTATTGGGATCAGCGAAAATCGGTTTCGGCTGGATCAGAAACAACCTCGCGGCCGCCATTCATTTGCAGACCGATATCTTCTTTGCGGGGGCCACTTACTATTTCACGCCCGCGTTTTTCCTGGACACGCAGGGCGTGCGTTATCTTCAGCGCGGCTCTCAGGGCGCGAAGGACGCCAGTTCGACGCTACTCATCGGCCGCGTGAATTACCTGTTCTCGAAACGCACCATGGTGTACACGTCGGTGGGGTACATGTTCAACAGCGCACAGGCCGCGAATTCGGTCGCGGCCGGCGGCACGGTTGCGACCGGCATGAACCAGCTTGGCGTGATGATCGGGTTGCAGCAGAAGTTCTGA
- the antC gene encoding anthranilate 1,2-dioxygenase electron transfer component AntC codes for MSHKVAFSFADGKTVFFDIRSDELLLDAALRNGVSIPLDCREGVCGTCQGRCESGSYTLDYVDEETLSADDLAARKILSCQTRVQSDASFYFDFDSSLCSAGGTTSITGRVTAVKQVSETTAILHLDASAHPARLDFLPGQYARLKVPGADVWRSYSFANRPDDNNQIQFLIRLLPDGAMSNYMRERCEPGQTVEFEAPLGTFYLRQVERPLVMVAGGTGLSAFLGMLDDLAHKGGCGQKVHLYYGVTNARDLCELDRLKAYEERIANFACDIVVMNPSEVWQGKTGLIPEHFDRRMLEANPFDMYVCGPPPMVEAIKTWLANASLDDHRLYYEKFGDSNSAQPAA; via the coding sequence ATGAGCCACAAGGTCGCCTTTAGTTTTGCCGACGGCAAGACCGTGTTCTTCGATATTCGCTCGGACGAACTCCTGCTCGACGCCGCGCTGCGCAATGGCGTGAGTATTCCGCTCGATTGTCGTGAGGGCGTGTGCGGAACCTGCCAGGGGCGGTGCGAATCGGGCAGCTATACGCTCGACTACGTCGACGAAGAAACGCTGTCCGCCGACGATCTCGCCGCGCGCAAGATCCTGTCGTGCCAGACGCGCGTGCAATCGGACGCGTCGTTTTACTTCGACTTCGATTCGAGCCTGTGCAGCGCGGGCGGCACCACGTCGATCACAGGCCGGGTCACGGCCGTTAAGCAGGTGTCCGAAACGACGGCGATCCTGCATCTGGACGCCAGCGCTCATCCGGCGCGGCTCGACTTCCTGCCCGGGCAATATGCGCGCCTGAAGGTGCCGGGCGCTGACGTGTGGCGCTCGTATTCGTTCGCCAACCGGCCCGACGACAACAACCAGATCCAGTTCCTGATTCGCCTGTTGCCCGATGGCGCGATGAGCAACTATATGCGCGAGCGCTGCGAGCCGGGACAGACCGTGGAATTCGAAGCGCCGCTCGGCACGTTCTATCTGCGGCAGGTGGAACGCCCGCTCGTGATGGTGGCGGGCGGGACCGGCCTCTCGGCCTTTCTCGGCATGCTCGACGATCTTGCGCACAAGGGCGGCTGCGGCCAGAAGGTTCACCTCTACTATGGCGTGACGAACGCGCGCGACCTGTGCGAACTCGATCGCCTGAAGGCCTACGAGGAACGCATCGCGAACTTCGCGTGCGATATCGTCGTCATGAATCCGTCTGAAGTATGGCAGGGCAAGACGGGGCTCATTCCTGAACATTTCGACCGCAGGATGCTCGAAGCGAACCCGTTCGACATGTATGTGTGCGGCCCGCCGCCGATGGTCGAGGCGATCAAGACATGGCTCGCGAACGCGAGCCTCGACGACCATCGTCTTTACTACGAAAAATTTGGGGACAGCAACAGCGCGCAACCCGCTGCGTGA
- a CDS encoding AraC family transcriptional regulator yields the protein MPTPAANDSRGLDALRHDLEGARDWMASICGPHGLQVRSPKALQFHHSGTVMRSMASTLGYVEYGTDVTVSVHNDAPLNCYSVSLPLTGQQELAAHGRLWLSDQDSGLVLSPHETQDLAITGNCRKIIVSIPSPALRQVLEGLLQRPLEAALTFEPQMNAADGDQAAWWRMVKFLLAEMGHAGPLLNHQQMVGDLEQALIKGLLLSQPHNYTQALAEAMRPACPHYLLRAKQFIHDNARENIALEDIERAAGVSRYKLFEGFGQHFGHAPMAYLKKYRLEAVRREILSDCSERNVSSIAMNWGFSHLGRFSNDYKQLFGETPSQTLKRAVRR from the coding sequence ATGCCAACCCCTGCCGCCAACGATAGTCGAGGTCTTGACGCGCTGCGTCACGACCTCGAAGGCGCGCGCGACTGGATGGCGTCGATTTGCGGACCGCACGGGCTGCAGGTTCGCAGTCCGAAGGCGCTGCAATTCCATCATTCCGGCACGGTGATGCGCTCGATGGCGAGCACATTGGGCTACGTCGAGTACGGCACCGACGTCACCGTCTCCGTGCACAACGATGCGCCGCTCAACTGCTATAGCGTGAGTCTGCCGCTCACGGGGCAACAAGAACTCGCCGCGCACGGCCGCCTGTGGTTGTCGGACCAGGACAGCGGGCTCGTGCTGTCACCGCATGAGACGCAGGACCTGGCGATCACAGGCAATTGCCGCAAGATCATCGTATCGATCCCGAGCCCGGCGCTGCGTCAGGTGCTGGAAGGGCTTTTGCAGCGACCGCTCGAGGCGGCGTTGACGTTCGAGCCGCAGATGAATGCCGCCGACGGCGATCAGGCCGCGTGGTGGCGCATGGTCAAGTTCCTGCTGGCCGAGATGGGACACGCTGGCCCGTTGCTCAATCATCAGCAGATGGTGGGGGATCTCGAACAGGCGTTGATTAAAGGGCTGTTGCTCTCCCAGCCGCACAATTACACGCAGGCGCTCGCCGAGGCGATGCGTCCGGCGTGTCCGCATTATTTGTTGCGCGCGAAACAATTTATTCACGACAACGCGCGCGAAAATATTGCGCTCGAAGATATCGAGCGCGCAGCGGGCGTGTCGCGCTACAAGCTGTTCGAAGGCTTCGGGCAGCACTTCGGGCATGCGCCTATGGCCTACCTGAAGAAGTACCGGCTCGAAGCCGTGCGGCGCGAGATTCTTTCCGACTGCTCCGAGCGCAATGTTTCTTCCATCGCAATGAACTGGGGTTTTTCGCATCTCGGCCGCTTTTCCAACGACTACAAGCAGCTTTTCGGCGAAACGCCATCGCAAACACTCAAGCGTGCGGTGAGACGCTAG
- the antB gene encoding anthranilate 1,2-dioxygenase small subunit, producing MAITHTQQQAVEQFLYRKAELCDAQSWDEYLDLFDENSEFHVPQWDSEHVYTTDPKRGMSLIYYSNRTGLEDRVFRLRTGKSAASTPLPRTLHQITNVRIAECENGELEVKANWATFYARHGVAEHFFGRATYTLRPEGDTWKIARKHVLLLNDTINAVLDFYHL from the coding sequence ATGGCTATCACGCACACGCAGCAACAAGCGGTCGAGCAGTTTCTCTATCGCAAGGCCGAGCTTTGCGACGCGCAGAGCTGGGACGAGTACCTCGACCTGTTCGATGAAAACAGCGAATTTCACGTGCCCCAGTGGGACTCCGAGCACGTGTACACGACCGACCCGAAGCGCGGCATGTCGCTCATCTACTACTCGAACCGCACAGGTCTCGAAGACCGCGTGTTCCGCCTGCGCACGGGCAAGTCGGCGGCGTCGACGCCGCTGCCGCGCACGCTGCACCAGATCACCAATGTGCGCATTGCGGAGTGCGAGAACGGCGAGCTGGAAGTGAAGGCCAACTGGGCCACGTTTTACGCGCGGCACGGCGTGGCCGAACACTTCTTCGGACGCGCCACCTACACGCTGCGCCCGGAAGGCGACACCTGGAAGATCGCGCGCAAGCACGTGCTGTTGCTCAACGACACGATCAACGCCGTGCTCGACTTCTACCATCTGTAA
- a CDS encoding LysR family transcriptional regulator, translated as MNSLQQRLKLRHITVVVDIARLGSLQKAAEAQNVSQSALSKALAEIEAIVGAQLFERTPSGMRPTVYGETLVRHGHLIASDVQRAEAELEALLNGDIGNLSIGVFSPLTWWGALSDCVSDFRIKWPRVRLALREGPMEMLLESLDQDLVDIVIGRMASGFGSELYKLEMLKRDMPIFLAQQGHASTLKPMALPDLLDYPWILPPQPNIIRQQLEFAIRDMGLALPSNVLSSQVSPLAFRLASRSDALVLSSECIADALCAQYRLRLVQCELPLHIGPLVAITRSDKPPTHASETFLREFKGLLGHAQMAE; from the coding sequence ATGAACTCACTGCAACAACGCCTGAAGCTCCGTCACATCACCGTCGTGGTGGACATTGCGCGGCTAGGCAGCCTGCAAAAAGCGGCTGAAGCGCAGAACGTCAGTCAGTCGGCGCTTTCCAAGGCGTTGGCCGAGATCGAGGCGATTGTCGGTGCGCAGCTGTTCGAACGCACACCCAGCGGAATGCGCCCGACCGTTTACGGCGAGACCCTCGTGCGTCACGGCCATCTGATCGCAAGCGACGTTCAGCGGGCGGAGGCCGAACTCGAAGCGTTGCTGAATGGGGATATCGGCAACCTGTCGATAGGCGTCTTTTCGCCGCTGACCTGGTGGGGGGCGCTTTCGGATTGCGTGAGCGACTTTCGGATCAAATGGCCACGCGTGCGGTTGGCGCTGCGCGAGGGTCCGATGGAAATGTTGCTGGAGAGTCTCGACCAGGATCTCGTGGATATCGTGATCGGCCGGATGGCCAGTGGCTTCGGCAGCGAACTCTATAAACTCGAGATGTTGAAGCGTGACATGCCGATTTTTCTCGCCCAGCAAGGACACGCATCGACGTTAAAGCCAATGGCGCTCCCGGATCTTCTCGACTACCCGTGGATACTCCCGCCTCAGCCGAATATCATCCGGCAGCAACTCGAGTTCGCGATTCGGGACATGGGGCTGGCCCTGCCGTCGAATGTGTTGTCGTCACAGGTTTCGCCGCTGGCCTTTCGTCTGGCCAGCCGGAGCGATGCCCTCGTCCTCTCGTCGGAGTGCATCGCCGATGCGCTATGCGCGCAATATCGCCTGCGACTCGTGCAGTGCGAATTGCCGCTGCATATCGGGCCCCTGGTCGCTATCACGCGCAGCGATAAACCGCCCACGCATGCATCGGAAACGTTTCTACGCGAGTTTAAGGGGCTCTTGGGCCACGCCCAAATGGCGGAGTGA